Proteins encoded by one window of Arachis ipaensis cultivar K30076 chromosome B04, Araip1.1, whole genome shotgun sequence:
- the LOC107637293 gene encoding uncharacterized protein LOC107637293, which produces MTCAIELSQYDLQYEPRHAIKAQAMADFLVEVMGNTPDTPNTRWKLHVDGASNQTFGGAGVILESPTGVVYEQSIKFDFPVSNNQAEYEALLDGLQLAREVGATRVKVNGTYQARDSLLQKYLERVKKLSEEFDEVTVQHVPRERNTRADLLSKLASTKPGTGNQSLIQGLVKEPTVTLHLTQADPSWIDPITDFIEDGKLPNDEKTTKVLRREASKYTIIQGQLFKKGLNQPLLKCLRSDQTDYVLSEVHEGCYGHHIGGKTLARKLVRDGYYWPSMMADSKEFWGVDLLGPFPVGPGQVKYLIVVVDYYTKWVEAEPLASISSANCRKFIWRQVIARFGIPEVVVSDNGTQFADKKFGEFLAVLGIKQKFSFVEHPQTNGQVEAANKVILQGLKKRIDQKK; this is translated from the exons ATGACCTGCGCAATCGAACTGTCTCAGTATGACTTGCAGTACGAGCCCAGACATGCAATCAAGGCCCAAGCAATGGCTGATTTTCTGGTCGAAGTGATGGGAAACACTCCCGATACACCgaacacacggtggaagctccatgtggacggagcctccaaccaaacgttcgGAGGAGCAGGAGTCATTCTAGAAAGCCCAACGGGAGTCGTATACGAGCAATCGATCAAGTTCGACTTTCCGGTGTCCAATAATCAAGCAGAATACGAGGCTCTTCTTGACGGCCTGCAATTGGCGAGGGAAGTTGGGGCCACCAGAGTTAAA GTTAATGGAACGTATCAAGCCAGGGACTCACTGCTGCAGAAATACTTGGAAAGGGTCAAGAAGCTAAGTGAGGAGTTCGACGAGGTCACGGTGCAGCACGTTCCGAGGGAGAGGAACACACGGGCTGATCTCCTATCAAAGCTGGCAAGCACGAAGCCAGGAACAGGTAACCAATCTCTCATTCAAGGTTTGGTAAAAGAACCAACAGTGACTTTGCATTTAACCCAAGCAGACCCCTCATGGATAGACCCGATCACTGATTTCATTGAAGACGGTAAACTCCCTAATGACGAAAAGACGACAAAGGTGCTAAGAAGAGAAGCCTCCAAGTATACAATAATACAAGGCCAGCTGTTCAAGAAAGGGCTCAACCAACCTCTATTGAAGTGCCTACGCTCCGACCAAACAGACTACGTGTTAagcgaagtccatgaggggtgttATGGCCATCACATCGGAGGGAAGACCTTAGCCCGAAAGCTCGTCCGGGACGGTTACTACTGGCCCTCAATGATGGCGGACTCCAAAGAGTTT TGGGGAGTCGACCTGTTAGGGCCTTTCCCGGTTGGACCTGGACAGGTCAAGTACCTAATTGTCGTCGTCGACTATTataccaaatgggtagaggccgagCCGTTGGCCAGCATATCTTCGGCTAATTGTCGGAAGTTCATATGGAGACAAGTAATAGCCAGATTTGGAATCCCAGAGGTCGTCGTCTCGGACAATGGGACACAGTTTGCCGACAAGAAATTCGGAGAATTTCTCGCCGTCTTAGGCATAAAGCAGAAGTTCTCGTTTGTTGAGCACCCCCAAACCAACGGCCAAGTCGAAGCGGCAAACAAGGTCATCCTACAAGGCCTCAAAAAGCGAATTGACCAGAAGAAGTGA
- the LOC107637294 gene encoding ATP-dependent zinc metalloprotease FTSH 6, chloroplastic-like — MELNTGVTFEDVTGVDEAKQDFQEVVEFLKTPEKFSAVGAKIPKGVLLVGPPRTGKTLLAKAIAGEVGVPFFSLSGSKFIEMFVGVGASRVRDLFNKAKANSLCLVFMLGTRVNKDK; from the coding sequence ATGGAACTAAACACAGGAGTGACATTTGAGGATGTAACCGGAGTTGATGAAGCCAAGCAAGATTTCCAGGAGGTTGTGGAGTTCTTGAAGACACCAGAGAAGTTCTCAGCTGTGGGAGCGAAGATTCCGAAAGGGGTCCTTTTGGTAGGGCCACCAAGGACAGGGAAGACATTGCTGGCTAAAGCAATTGCAGGAGAAGTTGGTGTTCCATTCTTTTCTCTATCAGGTTCAAAGTTCATTGAAATGTTTGTTGGTGTAGGTGCTTCAAGGGTGAGGGACTTGTTCAACAAGGCAAAAGCGAATTCGCTGTGTTTGGTGTTTATGTTAGGTACCAGAGTTAATAAGGACAAATAA